Proteins encoded in a region of the Acidobacteriota bacterium genome:
- the lepB gene encoding signal peptidase I, with protein MTQPNNSPCAFIPAASAPPKSTLRDYIEQGLITVIMALFGMTFVAQAVEVPTGSMQNTINIGDHFFVNKFIFGKRSTWLGPLQPSREIRRGDVIVFKLPSDPKVNYVKRVIGLPGDTVQVRGMAVFVNGKELPEQRLSVEMTGNYNARSALKVLNTGPVPAGAHYQTYHDQNDSGAAHAYMENNAKYAVKEPFTVPPDSYFVMGDSRDNSVDSRFWGTVPRSNVIAHALYVHWSYNRNDPANRDYGFPPLNVLLNTHWWRSGTAIK; from the coding sequence ATGACCCAACCGAATAATTCACCCTGTGCCTTCATCCCCGCCGCCAGCGCACCGCCGAAATCCACCCTCCGCGATTACATCGAGCAAGGCTTGATCACCGTGATCATGGCCCTCTTCGGCATGACCTTTGTCGCCCAGGCGGTCGAAGTGCCGACCGGCTCGATGCAAAACACCATCAACATCGGCGATCACTTTTTCGTCAACAAATTCATCTTCGGCAAACGCAGCACGTGGCTGGGGCCGCTGCAACCATCACGCGAAATCCGGCGCGGCGATGTGATCGTCTTCAAACTGCCGAGCGATCCCAAAGTCAATTACGTCAAACGCGTGATTGGCCTGCCCGGCGATACGGTACAGGTGCGCGGGATGGCCGTGTTCGTCAATGGCAAGGAATTGCCCGAACAGCGGCTGAGCGTAGAGATGACCGGCAATTACAACGCGCGGTCGGCGCTCAAAGTGCTGAATACCGGCCCGGTGCCAGCCGGAGCGCACTACCAAACCTATCACGACCAGAACGACAGCGGGGCGGCGCACGCATACATGGAAAACAACGCCAAGTACGCCGTCAAAGAACCGTTCACCGTGCCGCCCGACAGCTATTTCGTGATGGGCGACAGCCGCGACAACAGCGTGGACAGCCGTTTCTGGGGCACCGTGCCGCGCAGCAACGTCATCGCCCACGCGCTCTATGTGCACTGGTCGTACAACCGCAACGATCCTGCGAATCGCGATTACGGCTTCCCACCGCTGAACGTGCTGCTCAACACACACTGGTGGCGGTCAGGCACGGCCATCAAATAA
- a CDS encoding glycosyltransferase family 2 protein has translation MSTLTESAIVQSGNRPQSTVAPKLSLFLPVYNEEENLPRLNQKIFEAMAQLGQTFEVIYVDDGSSDRSLELLKQFADADDRVRVVAFRRNYGQTAAMAAGIHAARGEVLIPMDADLQNDPADIARLLQKLEEGYDVVSGWRKDRQDAFITRTFPSRLANALISRIGGVPLHDYGCSLKAYRREVLKDVHLYGEMHRFIPIYAAWVGGRVTEIPVAHYARTAGVSKYGLSRTIKVVFDLVTIKFMASYLTKPIYLFGGAGLISFIVSALAGGLAFLMKFASWPHHADFIQTPLPVVALVLFALGIQFFLMGLIAEMVVRTYHESQDKPIYTVKARFNFEDD, from the coding sequence ATGAGCACGCTTACTGAATCCGCAATCGTCCAATCCGGCAACAGGCCGCAATCCACAGTTGCGCCGAAGCTCTCGCTCTTCCTGCCCGTCTATAACGAAGAGGAAAACCTGCCGCGTTTGAACCAAAAGATTTTTGAAGCGATGGCGCAACTCGGCCAGACCTTCGAGGTGATTTATGTGGACGACGGCAGCAGTGACCGTAGTCTGGAATTGCTCAAACAGTTTGCCGACGCTGATGACCGTGTGCGCGTCGTGGCCTTCCGCCGCAACTACGGCCAGACGGCGGCGATGGCGGCGGGCATCCACGCGGCGCGCGGCGAGGTGCTCATCCCAATGGATGCCGATCTGCAAAACGATCCGGCGGACATCGCGCGGCTGCTGCAAAAACTGGAGGAGGGTTACGACGTGGTTTCGGGCTGGCGCAAAGACCGGCAGGACGCCTTCATCACGCGCACTTTCCCGTCGCGGCTGGCGAACGCCCTGATCTCGCGCATCGGCGGCGTGCCATTGCACGATTACGGCTGCTCGCTCAAAGCCTATCGCCGCGAAGTGCTCAAAGACGTACATCTGTATGGCGAGATGCATCGCTTTATTCCGATCTATGCCGCCTGGGTGGGCGGGCGCGTGACAGAGATTCCCGTCGCCCATTACGCGCGCACGGCAGGTGTTTCAAAATACGGCCTCTCGCGCACGATCAAAGTCGTGTTTGATCTGGTCACGATCAAGTTCATGGCGAGCTATCTGACCAAGCCGATTTATTTATTCGGCGGCGCGGGACTGATTTCCTTCATCGTCTCGGCGCTGGCGGGCGGGCTGGCCTTCTTGATGAAGTTCGCCAGTTGGCCGCACCACGCCGATTTCATTCAAACGCCCTTGCCGGTCGTGGCGCTGGTGCTGTTTGCGCTGGGCATCCAGTTTTTCCTGATGGGCTTGATCGCGGAGATGGTGGTGCGGACGTACCACGAATCGCAGGACAAGCCGATTTATACCGTGAAAGCGCGCTTTAACTTTGAGGATGATTAG
- a CDS encoding MBL fold metallo-hydrolase, which translates to MQNLMRPFGCWILTAAFSLCWFTGTPQFPPAMLAQAEQAPASHPNPDPPNPARNFAVQKLAEGVYAVIRQDLPGLMVDANNVCIINDDDVIVVDANGAPSITKEVLAALRKLTDKPVRYVINTHWHDDHIIGDPVYRAAFPNVEFIGHARNRAYLSNQGQVNRKNFVEGATQFVPELRKLIEQNKNLAGAELTGEEHASLDSDLRLVGLVLAEAPQTQLTLPTIAVEERLTLHRGPRVIDIRHLGRGHTAGDLIVHLPKENIVITGDLVVWPVPLVGGEQSHVGEWGATLEKIRALQPAIIVPGHGPVLRDDVYIKQMAALFASIQQQTTASAARGETLEQARKSVKLDEFRRQFAGESPVRKLLFGQYVAGPGVAAAYREATAKR; encoded by the coding sequence ATGCAAAATTTGATGCGACCGTTTGGCTGCTGGATACTGACAGCCGCGTTTTCTCTGTGCTGGTTCACCGGCACACCACAATTCCCGCCCGCCATGCTGGCGCAGGCGGAACAGGCACCCGCGTCACACCCCAATCCTGACCCGCCCAATCCGGCGCGCAACTTCGCCGTGCAAAAACTGGCCGAAGGCGTTTACGCCGTCATCCGCCAAGACCTGCCCGGTTTGATGGTGGATGCTAACAATGTCTGCATCATCAACGACGACGATGTGATCGTGGTGGATGCCAACGGCGCGCCTTCGATCACCAAAGAAGTACTGGCGGCCTTGCGCAAACTGACCGACAAGCCGGTGCGCTACGTCATCAACACGCACTGGCACGACGACCACATCATCGGTGATCCCGTCTACCGCGCCGCCTTTCCCAACGTCGAATTCATTGGCCACGCGCGCAACCGCGCATACTTGTCGAATCAAGGCCAGGTCAATCGCAAAAACTTTGTCGAAGGCGCGACGCAGTTTGTGCCGGAACTACGCAAGCTGATCGAACAGAACAAGAACCTCGCGGGCGCTGAACTGACAGGGGAAGAACACGCCAGTCTCGACAGCGATTTGCGCCTGGTTGGTTTGGTGCTGGCCGAAGCGCCGCAAACGCAATTGACACTGCCGACCATTGCAGTCGAGGAACGCCTGACGTTGCATCGCGGTCCGCGCGTGATTGACATTCGCCACTTGGGACGCGGTCACACGGCGGGCGATCTGATCGTGCATCTGCCCAAAGAAAACATCGTCATCACCGGCGACCTCGTCGTCTGGCCCGTGCCGTTGGTCGGCGGCGAACAGTCGCACGTCGGTGAATGGGGCGCGACGCTCGAAAAGATACGCGCGCTGCAACCGGCCATCATCGTGCCCGGCCACGGCCCGGTGTTGCGCGATGACGTTTACATCAAACAAATGGCCGCGCTGTTCGCCTCCATTCAACAACAGACAACGGCGTCCGCCGCACGCGGTGAAACGCTGGAGCAGGCGCGCAAGAGCGTTAAACTCGACGAATTCCGCCGTCAGTTCGCGGGCGAATCGCCGGTCAGGAAATTGCTGTTCGGTCAGTATGTCGCCGGGCCGGGCGTCGCTGCCGCGTATCGCGAGGCGACGGCGAAACGCTGA
- a CDS encoding ABC transporter permease — protein sequence MQTLWQDLRFGARMLLKHPGFTLIAVCTLALGIGANTAIFSLIDAVLLRPLTYDKAEQLVMVWEDSTAIGFPRDTPAPGNYSDWRAQNHVFQDVAALAYRSFNLTGEGEPEKLQAFGVTANFLPLLGVSPALGRNFLPGEDQPGAAKVALLSYQFWQSRYGGESTIIGREILLNGEKYSVIGVLPRGFQFGDRYIRVWVPAGFSPDELANRDNHYLNVVARLKPGVTVSQADADISAITQRIARQYPNLAEGLSSVVVSLREEFTGEVQRALLLLVVAVGFVLLIACANIASLLLARAAARQREIAVRAALGAGRFRLVRQFLTESLLLAGGGGVLGVLCAVWSFEFLQRLIPSGLVLQASLQLNPRVLLFTLLAALAAGVLFGLVPALQAAHVNLNDALKQSGGRAGGFAGGGGQRRLRNALVVGEVALALILLIGAGLLIQTLYHLHGQYSVLQPESVLTARTVLPDYKYGEHAKRVQFYSQVLDRVRALPGVVSAGYTTSVPLEWKGGANGLTLEGKQGGPNIFNWNANHRQVTEDYLQTLGIPLQSGRYFNAGDHEQAQPVVIVNETMAQKYWPGEEPLGKRFKLGGPDAKTPWMTIVGVVADVRQMGMDVAVKPEMYFPQRQVRSHAFFTPRDLVLRTRVEPLTLAAAVRTAIHAVDPEQPVANIQTLAEVLSGESAMRRTGMTLLVSFAVLALLLAALGLYGVLSYFVTQHTPEIGVRMALGARPSDVLRLVLRQGMTLVLGGVALGLLGAAVLTRLMKSLVFGIGANDPLTFVLVPLLLCAVALLACWLPARRATKVDPLVALRYE from the coding sequence ATGCAAACACTCTGGCAAGACCTGCGCTTCGGCGCGCGCATGTTATTGAAACATCCCGGCTTTACGTTGATTGCCGTCTGCACGCTGGCCTTGGGCATCGGCGCGAATACGGCGATTTTCAGCTTGATTGACGCCGTGCTGCTGCGGCCTCTGACGTATGATAAGGCCGAGCAATTGGTCATGGTTTGGGAAGACTCTACGGCCATCGGCTTCCCGCGCGACACGCCCGCGCCGGGCAATTACAGCGATTGGCGGGCGCAGAATCACGTCTTTCAGGATGTCGCCGCGCTTGCTTACCGCAGCTTCAATCTGACGGGCGAGGGCGAACCGGAAAAGCTGCAAGCCTTTGGCGTGACGGCGAATTTCCTGCCTTTGCTGGGTGTGTCGCCCGCTCTTGGCCGCAACTTCCTGCCCGGCGAAGACCAGCCCGGTGCGGCCAAGGTCGCGTTGCTCAGCTATCAATTCTGGCAAAGCCGTTACGGCGGCGAATCCACGATCATTGGCCGCGAGATTCTGCTGAACGGCGAAAAATACAGCGTGATTGGCGTGTTGCCGCGCGGGTTTCAGTTCGGCGACCGTTACATCCGCGTGTGGGTGCCAGCGGGATTCAGCCCCGATGAATTAGCCAATCGCGACAACCATTACCTGAATGTGGTCGCGCGGCTCAAACCCGGCGTCACCGTCAGTCAGGCCGATGCCGACATCAGCGCCATCACCCAACGCATCGCCCGGCAATATCCCAACCTGGCCGAAGGGTTGAGCAGCGTCGTCGTTTCATTGCGCGAAGAGTTCACGGGCGAAGTGCAACGCGCCTTGCTGTTGCTGGTGGTCGCCGTCGGATTTGTTCTGCTGATTGCCTGCGCCAACATCGCCAGCCTGTTGCTGGCGCGCGCGGCGGCACGGCAACGTGAAATCGCCGTGCGCGCCGCGTTGGGTGCCGGACGCTTCCGGCTGGTGCGGCAATTCCTGACGGAAAGTTTGCTGCTGGCGGGCGGGGGCGGAGTGCTCGGTGTGTTGTGCGCCGTCTGGAGCTTTGAATTTTTGCAACGGCTGATTCCGTCGGGGCTGGTCTTGCAAGCCAGTTTGCAACTCAATCCGCGCGTGCTGCTCTTTACGTTGTTGGCGGCGCTGGCGGCGGGCGTGCTGTTCGGTCTCGTGCCCGCCTTGCAAGCCGCGCACGTCAACCTCAACGACGCGCTCAAACAGAGCGGCGGGCGCGCCGGTGGCTTTGCCGGCGGGGGCGGCCAGCGCCGTTTGCGCAACGCCTTGGTCGTGGGCGAAGTTGCGCTGGCGCTGATTCTGTTGATCGGCGCGGGGTTGTTGATTCAAACGCTTTACCATTTGCACGGCCAGTATTCAGTGTTGCAACCCGAAAGCGTGTTGACCGCGCGCACGGTGCTGCCCGATTACAAATACGGCGAACACGCCAAACGCGTGCAGTTTTACAGCCAGGTGCTCGACCGCGTGCGCGCTTTGCCCGGCGTTGTTTCGGCGGGGTACACGACCTCGGTGCCGTTGGAATGGAAAGGCGGCGCGAACGGCCTGACCCTCGAAGGCAAACAGGGTGGGCCGAACATTTTCAATTGGAATGCAAACCACCGCCAGGTGACCGAGGATTACCTGCAAACGCTGGGCATCCCCTTGCAGAGCGGGCGCTATTTCAATGCCGGAGATCACGAGCAGGCCCAGCCGGTCGTCATCGTCAACGAAACGATGGCGCAAAAATACTGGCCGGGCGAAGAACCGCTGGGCAAACGCTTCAAGCTCGGCGGGCCTGATGCAAAGACCCCCTGGATGACGATTGTCGGTGTCGTCGCCGATGTGCGCCAGATGGGCATGGATGTGGCGGTCAAACCGGAAATGTATTTTCCGCAACGCCAGGTTCGCTCGCACGCTTTTTTCACGCCGCGCGATCTGGTGCTGCGCACCCGCGTCGAACCGCTCACCCTGGCCGCCGCCGTGCGCACAGCCATCCACGCTGTTGACCCCGAACAACCCGTCGCCAACATTCAGACGCTCGCCGAAGTCCTGAGCGGAGAGTCGGCCATGCGCCGCACCGGCATGACCTTGCTGGTGTCATTTGCTGTGTTGGCGCTGTTGCTGGCCGCGCTCGGTCTGTATGGCGTGCTTTCGTATTTCGTCACGCAGCACACGCCCGAAATCGGCGTGCGGATGGCGCTGGGCGCGCGACCGTCCGATGTGTTGCGGCTGGTGTTGCGGCAGGGAATGACGCTGGTGTTGGGCGGCGTCGCGCTTGGCTTGCTGGGTGCGGCGGTCTTGACGCGGTTGATGAAGAGTCTGGTTTTCGGCATCGGCGCGAACGACCCGCTGACGTTTGTGCTGGTGCCGCTGCTGCTTTGTGCCGTGGCGTTGCTGGCGTGCTGGCTGCCAGCCCGCCGCGCGACCAAAGTGGATCCGCTGGTGGCGCTGCGGTACGAATAA
- the asnB gene encoding asparagine synthase (glutamine-hydrolyzing), which translates to MCGIIGYVNTDQQQPINEAVARAMNSAILHRGPDDEGFYFNGHVALGMRRLSIIDLAGGQQPICNEDRSVWVVFNGEIYNFPALRQQLLQRGHTLRTQSDTEVIVHLYEEYGDELVQHLNGMFGFALWDTRKQRLLVARDRMGEKPLYFTQTGEAFVFASELKALLQHPAVERKLNLLALRKYLQYEFVPSPHTMIEGVWKLPPAHRLIFEHGHWRQERYWQLSYEQERLRISEEEALLEVRRLLREAVRIRLVADVPLGVLLSGGIDSSAVTAMAAESAVGRVKTFSIAFEEKSFDESSYARMVAEHLGTEHYEQRFSEHDMLDIVPEIPRLLDEPLGDASLIPTFLVSRFTREHVTVALGGDGGDELFAGYPTYLAHRMTGYYNALPTFVRKGLIEPAVARLPVSTNNLSFDFKAKRFISGAGLPTGMRHTVWMGSYDAALQRQLLHPDIIAACPDEAVFDEVSDYDQPAGANGHDAIEQMMKLDATHYLSECVLFKVDRASMAASLETRAPLLDHTFIEFLTQLPLDLKLRRFTGKYILKQAMRDRLPRAVIDRPKKGFGMPVAKWVKGELRPLVRDTFAPERLEQRGLFNPTFVQRMLDEHERGVADHRKLIWTLLMFELWPLLET; encoded by the coding sequence ATGTGCGGTATCATCGGTTACGTCAACACAGATCAGCAGCAACCCATTAACGAAGCGGTCGCGCGCGCGATGAACAGCGCCATTTTGCATCGCGGCCCCGATGACGAAGGCTTCTATTTCAACGGCCACGTCGCGCTCGGCATGCGGCGGCTTTCGATCATTGATCTGGCGGGCGGACAGCAGCCCATCTGCAACGAAGACCGTTCGGTCTGGGTCGTTTTCAACGGCGAGATTTACAACTTCCCCGCTTTGCGCCAACAGTTGCTGCAACGCGGCCACACGCTGCGCACGCAATCCGACACCGAAGTCATCGTGCATCTTTACGAAGAGTACGGCGACGAACTCGTGCAGCACCTGAACGGCATGTTCGGTTTTGCGTTGTGGGACACGCGCAAACAACGGCTGCTAGTCGCGCGCGACCGCATGGGCGAGAAGCCGCTCTATTTCACGCAAACCGGCGAAGCCTTTGTCTTCGCGTCGGAATTGAAAGCCCTGCTGCAACATCCGGCAGTCGAGCGCAAATTGAATCTGCTGGCGTTGCGCAAATATCTGCAATACGAATTCGTCCCCTCACCGCACACGATGATCGAAGGCGTGTGGAAGCTGCCACCTGCACACCGGCTGATTTTTGAGCACGGTCATTGGCGACAGGAACGTTACTGGCAGCTCAGCTACGAACAGGAACGCCTGCGCATCAGTGAAGAAGAAGCCCTGCTCGAAGTCCGCCGCCTGTTACGCGAGGCCGTGCGCATACGCCTGGTCGCCGATGTGCCGCTGGGCGTCCTGTTATCGGGCGGCATTGATTCGAGCGCGGTCACGGCGATGGCGGCGGAATCGGCGGTGGGCCGGGTCAAAACCTTCAGCATCGCCTTTGAAGAAAAATCGTTTGACGAATCTTCCTATGCACGCATGGTCGCCGAACACCTGGGCACGGAGCACTACGAACAGCGTTTCAGCGAACACGACATGCTCGACATCGTGCCCGAAATCCCGCGCCTGTTGGACGAACCGTTGGGCGATGCCTCGTTGATTCCGACGTTTCTGGTTTCGCGCTTTACCCGCGAACACGTCACAGTGGCGCTGGGCGGCGATGGCGGCGACGAATTGTTTGCGGGCTATCCGACCTATCTGGCGCATCGCATGACGGGCTATTACAACGCGCTGCCCACCTTCGTACGCAAAGGCTTGATCGAACCGGCGGTCGCGCGGCTGCCGGTTTCGACCAACAATCTGAGCTTCGATTTCAAAGCGAAACGCTTTATTAGCGGGGCTGGACTGCCCACAGGCATGCGCCATACGGTTTGGATGGGTTCGTATGACGCCGCCTTGCAACGCCAATTGCTGCATCCCGACATTATTGCCGCCTGTCCTGATGAAGCGGTGTTTGACGAAGTCAGCGACTACGACCAACCGGCTGGCGCCAACGGGCACGACGCAATTGAACAAATGATGAAGTTGGATGCGACGCATTACCTTTCCGAATGCGTCCTCTTCAAAGTAGACCGCGCCAGCATGGCCGCCTCGCTGGAAACGCGCGCACCGCTGTTGGATCACACTTTCATCGAATTCCTGACGCAATTGCCGCTGGATTTGAAGCTGCGCCGCTTCACCGGCAAATACATTTTGAAACAAGCCATGCGCGACCGGCTGCCACGCGCCGTGATTGATCGGCCCAAGAAAGGCTTCGGCATGCCCGTCGCCAAATGGGTCAAAGGCGAATTGCGCCCGCTGGTGCGTGACACCTTTGCGCCAGAAAGACTAGAACAACGCGGGCTGTTCAACCCGACGTTTGTGCAGCGGATGCTTGACGAACACGAACGCGGCGTGGCCGACCATCGCAAATTGATTTGGACGTTGTTGATGTTTGAACTCTGGCCGTTGTTGGAAACTTAG
- a CDS encoding Rpn family recombination-promoting nuclease/putative transposase, translating into MNRNATMSELANPHDKFFKELFGQPDTAADFISNYLPAAIVALLNLPTLTPEKGSFIDDELREHFSDLLYRVQRRAGGELFIYLLFEHKSAPSEAVAFQLLRYQVRFWEQHLAQGAQHLPVMLPIVFYHGAARWTAAPNLHALVELVGADELRRYVPEYEYLLCDLSAYPANDLKGQAILRVGLEILKSIFAPQSSARLAELFGLLIQAQEQSAIEFLRTVLLYLSHAGARTTPRELKLALNQAIAQQSDQGEHVMQTIFDEYIDLGVQKGLQAGLQQGLEQGLEQGLEQGLEQGIHQGLLLLTLRQVQHRFGLLTEEVRTQINAFPTERLEMLGEALLDFRTPDDLTEWLRRHGGEAEVKH; encoded by the coding sequence ATGAACCGGAATGCAACCATGTCCGAACTCGCCAATCCACACGACAAATTTTTCAAAGAACTCTTCGGCCAGCCCGACACGGCGGCGGATTTCATCAGCAATTACCTGCCCGCCGCAATCGTCGCGCTGCTCAATCTGCCAACGCTGACGCCGGAAAAGGGCAGTTTTATTGATGATGAATTGCGCGAACACTTTTCTGATTTGCTCTATCGCGTGCAACGCCGCGCGGGCGGCGAGCTTTTCATCTATCTGTTGTTTGAACACAAGAGCGCGCCGTCCGAAGCGGTCGCGTTTCAGTTGCTGCGTTATCAAGTGCGGTTTTGGGAACAGCACCTGGCGCAGGGCGCGCAGCACTTGCCGGTGATGCTGCCCATCGTGTTTTATCACGGCGCCGCGCGCTGGACAGCCGCGCCCAATTTGCATGCGCTGGTGGAATTGGTGGGAGCGGATGAATTGCGCCGTTATGTGCCGGAGTACGAATACCTGCTGTGCGATCTGTCAGCGTATCCGGCAAATGATTTGAAGGGCCAGGCCATCCTGCGCGTCGGTTTGGAAATCCTGAAATCCATCTTTGCGCCGCAATCGTCTGCACGACTGGCAGAATTGTTCGGCTTGTTGATTCAGGCGCAAGAACAAAGCGCGATAGAATTTCTGCGCACCGTGCTGCTATATTTGTCGCACGCGGGCGCGCGCACCACCCCCCGCGAACTAAAATTGGCGCTCAACCAGGCAATAGCACAACAGAGCGATCAAGGAGAACACGTCATGCAAACGATCTTCGATGAATATATTGATCTCGGCGTACAAAAAGGCTTGCAGGCTGGCCTCCAGCAAGGTCTTGAGCAAGGTCTTGAGCAAGGTCTTGAGCAAGGTCTTGAGCAAGGCATTCATCAAGGGCTGCTTTTGCTCACCTTGCGCCAGGTTCAGCATCGCTTCGGCCTTTTGACTGAAGAAGTCCGCACGCAAATCAACGCCTTCCCCACAGAGCGCTTGGAAATGCTGGGCGAGGCTTTACTCGACTTTCGCACGCCAGATGATTTGACGGAGTGGTTGCGCCGGCATGGCGGCGAGGCCGAAGTAAAACACTAA
- a CDS encoding methyltransferase domain-containing protein: MKESLLPLLACPTCGSDLTLTVTQQTDAEIEAGALHCPRCLHTFTIRHGVPRFVELENDPAQRETAENFGAQWLVFDHVEQHHQQQFLDWIAPVTPEFVRGKLVVEGGCGKGRHTRAIAEWGAQAIVGVDLSAAVEAAQRNTRDLPNAHIIQADIYHLPLKQAFDYAFSVGVLHHLPDPRGGFASLCKHLKPGGAISAWVYGRENNGWIVHFINPLREHFTSKLPMRALYWLSYLPSLLLWLVLKLVYLPLSGTPLKRFLFYGEYLSYIARFPFHEIHNIVHDHLTAPVAFYLSRTEFNAWFTEARAEHVELHWHNQNSWRGFGFVKPHAAHSAKMEAGYGA, translated from the coding sequence ATGAAAGAATCCTTGCTCCCATTGTTAGCCTGTCCCACCTGCGGCAGCGATTTAACCCTGACGGTAACGCAACAAACGGACGCTGAAATTGAGGCGGGCGCCTTGCATTGCCCGCGCTGTCTGCACACGTTCACCATTCGCCACGGCGTGCCGCGTTTTGTCGAATTGGAAAACGATCCGGCGCAGCGCGAGACCGCCGAAAATTTCGGCGCGCAATGGCTGGTCTTCGACCACGTCGAGCAACATCATCAGCAACAGTTTTTGGATTGGATAGCGCCTGTCACGCCCGAGTTTGTGCGCGGCAAACTCGTCGTCGAAGGCGGTTGCGGCAAAGGCCGCCACACCCGCGCCATCGCCGAATGGGGCGCCCAAGCCATCGTTGGCGTAGACCTGAGCGCCGCCGTCGAGGCCGCCCAGCGCAACACACGCGATTTGCCGAATGCGCACATCATTCAAGCCGACATCTATCACCTGCCATTGAAACAGGCGTTTGATTACGCCTTTTCGGTCGGCGTGCTGCATCACCTGCCCGACCCGCGCGGCGGCTTCGCCTCATTGTGCAAACACCTGAAACCGGGCGGCGCGATTTCGGCCTGGGTTTATGGGCGCGAGAACAATGGCTGGATCGTGCATTTCATCAACCCGCTGCGCGAGCATTTCACCTCGAAGCTGCCGATGCGCGCGCTCTATTGGCTGTCGTACCTGCCGAGTTTGCTGCTGTGGTTAGTGTTGAAGCTGGTTTACCTGCCACTGAGCGGCACGCCGCTCAAACGCTTTTTATTTTACGGCGAATATCTGAGTTACATCGCGCGCTTCCCTTTTCACGAGATTCACAACATCGTGCACGACCACTTGACCGCGCCCGTCGCGTTTTATTTAAGCCGCACAGAGTTCAACGCCTGGTTCACCGAAGCCCGCGCCGAACACGTCGAATTGCACTGGCACAATCAAAACAGTTGGCGCGGCTTCGGCTTCGTCAAGCCGCACGCGGCCCACTCTGCGAAGATGGAGGCCGGTTATGGCGCTTAA
- a CDS encoding class I SAM-dependent methyltransferase: MALNAPEVEAVEAVWGENGVMRPSNYEVLFDVEDAHWWFVGRRAIVFALIEQALGTPLGTHRFQRAASASDGIKASVPTPDSFRQLPSPHAGSGAYPGQILDIGCGTGATMDHLQRFGTVQGIDLFDLPLRFSRQRGHQRVLCASATELPFATSSFDLVTALDVIEHLDDDVGGLREIRRVLKPGAPAVIFVPAFQALWGPNDVQSGHKRRYRLPQLQTAVAAAGLKIEKISYANLAMFAPIWLGRRLLTLLGQAEQAENRINHPFINGVIAKLFASEAGWLRHHSLPFGVSLICVMRKAE; the protein is encoded by the coding sequence ATGGCGCTTAACGCACCCGAAGTCGAAGCCGTCGAAGCCGTCTGGGGCGAAAATGGCGTGATGCGCCCATCCAATTACGAAGTGCTTTTTGATGTCGAAGATGCGCACTGGTGGTTTGTCGGGCGACGCGCGATTGTCTTTGCGCTGATTGAGCAAGCCCTGGGTACGCCCCTGGGTACGCACCGCTTCCAGCGTGCGGCCTCGGCGTCAGACGGCATAAAGGCCAGTGTTCCAACTCCTGATTCATTCCGTCAATTGCCAAGCCCGCACGCTGGAAGCGGTGCGTACCCAGGGCAAATCCTCGACATCGGCTGCGGCACTGGCGCCACGATGGATCACCTGCAACGCTTCGGCACAGTACAAGGTATTGATCTCTTCGACTTGCCGTTGCGTTTCTCACGGCAGCGCGGCCATCAGCGCGTGCTCTGTGCCAGCGCGACTGAACTGCCCTTCGCCACAAGCTCTTTTGATTTGGTCACAGCGCTCGATGTGATTGAACATTTGGACGATGACGTCGGCGGCTTGCGCGAAATCCGCCGCGTGTTGAAACCGGGCGCGCCCGCCGTGATTTTCGTTCCGGCGTTTCAGGCGCTGTGGGGGCCGAACGATGTGCAATCGGGCCACAAGCGGCGCTATCGCTTGCCGCAGTTACAAACCGCTGTCGCCGCCGCCGGCTTGAAAATCGAAAAGATCAGTTACGCCAACCTGGCGATGTTCGCGCCCATCTGGCTGGGCCGCCGCTTGCTGACGCTGCTGGGCCAAGCGGAGCAGGCCGAAAACCGCATCAATCATCCCTTTATCAACGGCGTTATCGCCAAACTCTTCGCCAGCGAAGCCGGCTGGTTGCGCCACCATTCCCTGCCCTTTGGCGTCTCGCTGATCTGCGTGATGCGTAAAGCTGAATAG